The following coding sequences lie in one Bremerella alba genomic window:
- a CDS encoding DUF3987 domain-containing protein, whose amino-acid sequence MTQTLTQLEVTERVTPDNVPEDMRAAKQWVLWRYEERGGKPTKVPYQVNGKPASSTDPTHWVTFGEILAALEDSPEASGIGFVFTPEDNFIGIDLDDCRNPVTGQLTPWSSEIVERFGTYTEVSPSGKGLKLFLRGQFPLDRGRKVNLEGGGAVEVYTKGRYFTVTGQRLEGFTEVAEVDARQLAVFADRYFLPQEKPEIRTDCQPSDTPYAERVSRAQKYISAIPGAVSGQGGHDDTFRVACLLVNGFELDESSAMTILQGWNLTCQPPWTQRELDHKVRSAVKAGANGDRGYMLQVGAEARHEVSPDVDTSHIEAALNGGSEDEGEKSTTLKPSETMPAICLEPPGLIGEVYRYIMRSALYPSPEVALAAAIAFVSVIVCRKVVGFRKATPNLYLMAIAPSGAGKDHPRKVVREILGAAGGTHLIGPESFTSGSAIVESLSHEPAFVSLVDEIGYLFKAISGDRASTWLQEIGTNLLKVWGEGRSIPWRATARADAQYNREVNCPQPVVFGTTTPLVWGHTTESIRDDGLLARFLVLQAYNRSEIQGDLFDESDEEIPASIIERSRSWIELKNGGNLNDQFPTFFKVPFTENAKAAYRQFWDETEEAIKEANETTISMLDRSRELVSRLSVIAACACHDPANGLEGLVIEVSHVEWAIAIAKRSTEIKIYETSRHIAESSHHKSVLKVKRIIQDAGKSGLTKTQLTNKTQWVSRQIRNDIIQGLLEGGDIVAADEPTGKRPKTVYRAV is encoded by the coding sequence ATGACTCAAACTTTGACACAACTTGAAGTGACGGAACGCGTCACACCCGATAACGTTCCCGAAGACATGCGAGCGGCTAAGCAGTGGGTTTTGTGGCGTTACGAAGAGCGTGGCGGCAAGCCTACCAAGGTGCCCTATCAGGTCAACGGGAAACCGGCATCGTCCACCGATCCAACGCATTGGGTAACATTCGGCGAAATCCTGGCAGCTTTGGAGGACAGCCCCGAAGCTTCCGGTATCGGATTCGTCTTTACGCCTGAAGATAACTTCATTGGCATTGACCTAGATGACTGCCGGAATCCTGTCACCGGACAATTGACCCCTTGGTCTTCCGAGATCGTGGAACGCTTCGGAACTTACACCGAGGTCAGCCCATCCGGTAAAGGGCTGAAGCTCTTTCTGCGTGGCCAATTTCCGCTTGATCGTGGGCGGAAGGTCAACCTTGAAGGTGGTGGTGCCGTTGAAGTCTACACCAAGGGCCGATACTTCACAGTCACTGGGCAACGCCTGGAAGGTTTCACGGAAGTTGCAGAAGTTGACGCCAGGCAGTTGGCCGTATTTGCTGACCGCTATTTTCTGCCCCAAGAAAAGCCTGAAATCCGCACTGACTGTCAGCCTTCTGATACTCCTTATGCGGAACGCGTCAGCAGGGCTCAGAAGTATATTTCGGCCATCCCCGGCGCTGTCTCAGGTCAAGGCGGGCACGATGACACGTTCCGGGTTGCGTGCCTTCTAGTGAACGGCTTTGAATTGGATGAATCATCAGCCATGACGATTCTCCAGGGGTGGAATCTGACTTGTCAGCCACCTTGGACGCAACGCGAGCTTGACCACAAAGTTCGTTCTGCGGTGAAGGCAGGGGCAAACGGCGATAGGGGCTACATGCTCCAGGTGGGGGCAGAAGCCCGACATGAAGTATCCCCAGACGTTGACACGTCTCACATTGAAGCAGCATTAAATGGTGGCTCAGAAGATGAAGGCGAAAAGTCAACTACCCTGAAGCCGTCGGAAACGATGCCAGCTATCTGCTTGGAGCCCCCTGGGCTAATTGGCGAAGTTTACCGCTACATCATGCGTTCGGCTTTGTACCCTTCGCCAGAGGTTGCATTGGCAGCTGCGATTGCCTTCGTAAGTGTAATTGTTTGCCGAAAGGTTGTTGGCTTTAGAAAGGCAACTCCCAACTTGTACTTGATGGCGATTGCCCCATCAGGTGCCGGGAAAGATCACCCGCGTAAAGTCGTCCGAGAGATTCTAGGCGCGGCTGGCGGAACCCACTTAATCGGCCCCGAATCATTCACAAGCGGATCAGCCATAGTGGAAAGCCTTTCGCATGAGCCAGCTTTTGTTTCGCTCGTTGACGAAATCGGCTATCTGTTTAAGGCGATTTCTGGAGACCGAGCTTCAACTTGGTTGCAGGAAATTGGCACTAACCTCCTAAAAGTCTGGGGTGAAGGCCGGTCAATCCCCTGGCGAGCTACCGCAAGGGCAGACGCTCAATATAACCGCGAAGTCAATTGCCCTCAGCCCGTTGTTTTCGGCACAACCACGCCACTGGTCTGGGGACACACCACAGAAAGCATTCGCGATGATGGGCTGTTAGCTAGGTTTTTGGTTCTCCAGGCTTACAACCGCTCTGAAATTCAGGGAGACCTATTTGATGAATCGGATGAGGAAATTCCGGCGAGCATTATCGAACGTTCCCGATCATGGATCGAATTGAAGAACGGTGGCAATCTAAATGATCAATTCCCTACGTTCTTCAAGGTGCCGTTCACAGAGAATGCAAAGGCCGCTTACCGGCAATTCTGGGATGAGACCGAGGAAGCAATCAAAGAGGCCAACGAAACAACCATCAGCATGCTAGACCGCTCCAGGGAGTTGGTTAGCCGCCTGTCCGTAATCGCGGCTTGTGCTTGCCACGATCCAGCAAACGGGCTTGAGGGCTTGGTAATCGAAGTCAGCCACGTTGAATGGGCTATTGCAATCGCTAAGCGAAGCACGGAAATCAAAATCTACGAGACTTCGCGGCATATCGCTGAAAGCAGTCATCACAAATCCGTTCTGAAGGTGAAGCGGATTATTCAAGATGCTGGAAAGTCAGGGCTGACCAAGACTCAGCTTACGAATAAGACGCAATGGGTTTCCCGGCAGATTCGGAATGACATTATCCAGGGACTGCTTGAAGGCGGTGATATCGTCGCGGCTGACGAACCAACGGGGAAGCGTCCCAAGACGGTTTATCGGGCCGTTTAG
- a CDS encoding efflux RND transporter periplasmic adaptor subunit, whose translation MKATTTVALLLTLFSLVITGCESMAESHEEQHQTAHSESQEDSHGNPHSESHHEGGHHAVHKIIVTSPVKKDVISTQQYVSQIHSCKHIEVRALEGGYLEEVRINEGEMVKKGELMFKIVPTLYQARLDSEIAEANRIEIELQNAQNLLEKNIVSPQELAIKKAELAKVKAKVALAQAELNFTNVRAPFEGIVDRQLVQLGSLVEEGEVLTTFSDNSVMWVYFNVPETRYLEYKRQLDLDKAAGNGEEHLQIELKLANGEIFPQPGKIGAIEADFNNTTGNIAFRADFDNPSGLLRNGQTGTILIHRTLKDVIVIPQRATYEILAKRYAFVIDKDNIVRQRDIEIRSEQPDIFVIKKGLEEEDKIILEGIRQVRDGDHIEYEFRAPEEVLDDLKYHAE comes from the coding sequence ATGAAAGCTACAACAACTGTGGCCCTTCTGCTGACTTTGTTTTCGCTCGTAATTACCGGTTGCGAGTCGATGGCAGAATCGCATGAAGAGCAACATCAAACGGCGCACTCCGAGTCTCAAGAGGATTCGCACGGCAATCCCCATAGCGAATCTCATCACGAAGGGGGCCACCATGCTGTGCATAAGATCATTGTCACCAGTCCTGTGAAGAAGGATGTGATCAGTACACAGCAATACGTTAGCCAGATCCATTCATGCAAACATATTGAAGTTCGAGCACTCGAAGGGGGCTACCTGGAAGAAGTGCGGATCAATGAAGGCGAGATGGTCAAGAAAGGGGAACTGATGTTCAAGATCGTTCCTACGCTTTACCAGGCCCGACTTGATTCCGAAATTGCTGAAGCGAACCGAATCGAAATCGAGTTGCAAAACGCTCAAAACCTATTGGAAAAGAACATCGTCTCACCGCAGGAATTAGCCATCAAGAAGGCAGAACTTGCCAAAGTGAAAGCCAAGGTAGCACTCGCCCAAGCCGAGTTGAATTTCACCAACGTGCGGGCCCCATTCGAAGGCATCGTCGACCGTCAGTTGGTTCAGCTTGGTAGCTTGGTGGAAGAAGGCGAAGTTCTTACTACGTTCTCTGACAACAGTGTCATGTGGGTTTACTTCAACGTGCCGGAAACTCGCTACCTGGAATACAAGCGGCAGTTAGACCTGGACAAAGCGGCCGGAAACGGCGAAGAGCATTTGCAGATCGAGTTGAAACTGGCCAACGGCGAGATCTTCCCTCAGCCTGGGAAGATCGGCGCGATCGAAGCCGACTTCAATAATACGACCGGAAATATCGCCTTCCGAGCCGACTTTGACAATCCTAGCGGTCTGCTTCGCAACGGCCAAACGGGAACCATTCTCATCCATCGCACATTGAAGGATGTGATCGTGATTCCTCAGCGGGCCACTTACGAGATCCTTGCCAAACGCTACGCGTTTGTCATTGATAAGGACAACATCGTTCGTCAACGCGACATTGAAATTCGAAGTGAGCAACCTGATATTTTCGTGATCAAAAAAGGACTGGAAGAAGAAGATAAAATCATTCTTGAGGGCATCCGTCAAGTGCGTGATGGTGACCATATCGAGTACGAATTTCGGGCGCCGGAAGAAGTGCTTGATGACTTGAAATACCACGCCGAATAA
- a CDS encoding helix-turn-helix domain-containing protein: MTHPNLAATDQRAAESPVSPVQPLLVNKATAADILQVTEKTLDKWIIEFGLPCVRLGRSIRFSIEALKAWIVERGSN; encoded by the coding sequence ATGACGCACCCAAACCTTGCGGCAACCGATCAGCGTGCGGCTGAAAGTCCGGTTAGCCCAGTCCAACCTTTGCTTGTGAACAAGGCCACGGCGGCTGACATTCTCCAGGTCACGGAGAAGACTTTAGACAAGTGGATTATCGAATTCGGCCTGCCGTGCGTAAGGCTGGGGCGAAGCATTCGATTCAGTATCGAGGCGCTGAAAGCTTGGATCGTGGAAAGAGGCAGCAATTAA
- a CDS encoding helix-turn-helix domain-containing protein encodes MLTVRKAASRLGVSYGFVLELIRSGKIEAINISEGKCQKSYRISPQSLDDFIQRNKVKSVS; translated from the coding sequence ATGCTAACCGTCAGAAAAGCAGCAAGCCGCTTGGGCGTATCGTATGGCTTCGTACTGGAGTTGATTCGCTCCGGCAAGATTGAGGCAATCAACATCTCTGAAGGCAAATGCCAAAAGAGCTATCGTATTTCGCCTCAATCGCTGGATGACTTCATTCAACGCAACAAGGTAAAGAGCGTTTCTTAG
- a CDS encoding efflux RND transporter permease subunit, translated as MFTKFLHRPALAIVISLLILFMGGLAIFSLPISQFPSVAPPSVRVSVSYPGASADILIDSTMVILEQSINGAPNMRYMMGDATSAGEGTIQVVFEPGTDPNVAVMNVNNRVNMVMNQLPPIVQREGVIVMQNMPSMLMYVNVFSEDPNLDQNFLYNYATVNVLNEIKRIPGVGQASILGNRSYAMRIELNLDRMRAYKVDAEDVMKALDEQSMIGSPGRLGQATGQTSQTLEYVLTWVGRYKTEDEYNKIILRSTEEGEILRLGDVANVSLGSSFYDLYSDIDGLPSAAIVLKQTPGSNAADVIKQVKEKIEEIKKESFPPAMDYAVTYDVSHFLDASIEKVLHTLFEAFILVSLVVFLFLGDFRSTLIPTLAVPVSLIGTFFFMMMFGMSINLITLFALVLAIGVVVDDAIVVVEAVHEKMHAKHLRPYQATMEVVHEISGAIIAITLVMTAVFIPVTFMTGPVGVFYRQFALTMAMAIVLSGVVALTLTPVLCAMILKPIHRKGPQRGVAGMTNRVLKKIAGRYAFVLRALLAIVLGLATGYGVYELLHVEIVHEVVSEQLELTPLRIIIISGIAAVLGIFSFRAALSGSEPDEKKKRGPIGVFVHIFDRAVEAVTGVYVGVVGLMVTRRILTILIIGVFSYGILVVNKVLPTGFIPLEDQGMIYGIVQTPPGSTLEYTNAKCHELQAICKGMDEIVSVSSIAGYEVLTEGRGSNAGTCIINLKPWADRERTSKQIIEELEKRGTDIANVKLEFFEPPAVPGFGAAGGFSVNLLDKTNSGDYQALGEETDKFMAALEQRKELKGLFTFFAANYPQYEIIIDNDVAMQKGVSIRDALDNLSIVVGSTWEQGFVRFGQFYKVYVQAAPEFRRYPEDLDNMFVKNEEGEMVPYSSFMRIEKKQGLNEISRYNLYPTAPIQGAPAAGYSSGEAIAAIKEVAAETLPHGFAIDWRGLAYDEANSGNTAVYIFLIVVVFVYMVLVGQYESFLLPLAVIASLPIGIFGSFFFLKSMGLANDVYAQIGLVMLVGLLGKNAILIIEFAVQRRHDGLSIKDAAIEGSKLRFRPIMMTSFAFIAGLIPLVRATGPGAIGNRTIGTTAVGGMLLGTLIGVLVIPGLYYLFAKISDGKKLIRDEHDDPLSEIFEREDNTEHHGF; from the coding sequence ATGTTTACCAAGTTCTTACATCGGCCAGCATTGGCCATCGTGATCTCGCTGCTTATCTTGTTTATGGGCGGTTTGGCGATTTTTTCGCTACCCATTTCGCAGTTTCCTTCGGTCGCTCCTCCAAGCGTGCGAGTTTCCGTTTCCTATCCTGGTGCCAGCGCCGATATATTGATCGACTCGACGATGGTGATCTTGGAGCAGTCCATCAATGGCGCTCCGAACATGCGTTACATGATGGGGGACGCCACCAGTGCCGGTGAAGGCACCATCCAGGTCGTCTTCGAGCCAGGCACCGATCCCAACGTCGCGGTGATGAACGTTAATAACCGCGTCAATATGGTGATGAACCAGCTTCCACCGATAGTCCAGCGTGAAGGCGTCATCGTCATGCAGAATATGCCGAGCATGTTGATGTACGTGAACGTCTTCAGCGAGGACCCCAATCTCGACCAGAACTTTTTGTACAACTACGCCACGGTCAACGTGCTTAACGAGATTAAGCGTATTCCCGGTGTGGGTCAGGCCTCTATCCTGGGAAACCGATCGTATGCAATGCGGATCGAATTAAACCTCGACCGCATGCGGGCGTATAAGGTCGATGCCGAAGATGTCATGAAAGCCCTGGACGAACAGTCCATGATTGGTTCGCCGGGACGCCTTGGTCAGGCCACCGGTCAGACCTCGCAGACGCTCGAGTACGTTCTTACCTGGGTCGGACGTTACAAGACCGAGGATGAGTACAACAAGATCATTCTGCGGTCGACAGAGGAAGGGGAAATCCTGCGACTGGGTGACGTGGCGAATGTGTCGTTAGGTTCGTCTTTCTACGACCTTTACTCCGATATCGACGGCTTGCCGTCGGCGGCTATTGTGCTCAAGCAGACGCCTGGCTCGAATGCCGCGGACGTGATCAAGCAGGTCAAAGAGAAGATCGAAGAGATCAAGAAGGAGTCGTTCCCGCCAGCTATGGACTATGCGGTGACTTACGACGTGTCTCACTTTTTGGACGCGTCGATTGAAAAGGTGCTGCATACCCTGTTTGAAGCATTTATCCTCGTGTCGCTGGTGGTGTTCCTCTTCTTAGGAGACTTTCGCAGCACGTTGATTCCTACCCTGGCCGTGCCGGTTTCGTTGATCGGTACGTTCTTCTTCATGATGATGTTTGGCATGTCGATCAACCTGATCACGTTGTTCGCGCTGGTGTTGGCCATTGGTGTGGTGGTGGACGATGCGATCGTGGTGGTGGAAGCGGTGCACGAGAAAATGCACGCCAAACATCTGAGGCCCTACCAGGCGACCATGGAAGTGGTTCACGAAATCAGCGGTGCGATCATCGCGATTACGCTGGTGATGACCGCCGTGTTCATTCCCGTTACCTTCATGACCGGGCCAGTGGGTGTCTTCTATCGACAGTTTGCCTTGACGATGGCAATGGCCATTGTTTTGTCCGGTGTGGTGGCATTGACGTTAACGCCTGTTCTCTGTGCGATGATTTTGAAACCGATCCATCGCAAGGGTCCCCAACGTGGCGTGGCAGGCATGACCAACCGTGTGCTGAAGAAGATTGCCGGACGCTATGCGTTTGTCCTGCGAGCTTTGTTGGCGATTGTTCTGGGGCTGGCCACAGGCTATGGCGTCTACGAACTGCTGCATGTCGAGATTGTTCATGAGGTGGTCTCGGAACAATTAGAGCTCACACCGCTACGGATAATCATCATCAGCGGCATTGCGGCCGTGTTGGGGATTTTCTCGTTCCGGGCTGCTCTTTCTGGTAGCGAACCGGACGAAAAGAAGAAACGGGGGCCGATTGGTGTTTTCGTCCACATTTTTGACCGAGCTGTCGAGGCAGTGACGGGAGTCTATGTTGGCGTGGTTGGTCTAATGGTCACGCGTCGCATCCTTACGATCTTAATTATTGGCGTTTTCAGCTACGGGATTTTGGTCGTCAACAAGGTTCTTCCTACTGGTTTTATTCCGCTGGAAGATCAGGGGATGATTTACGGTATCGTGCAGACGCCACCGGGATCGACACTTGAATACACCAATGCCAAGTGCCATGAACTGCAGGCCATCTGCAAAGGAATGGACGAGATCGTTTCTGTCTCTTCGATTGCCGGCTACGAAGTGCTTACCGAAGGTCGAGGTTCCAACGCCGGTACCTGCATCATTAACTTGAAACCTTGGGCAGATCGCGAGAGGACTTCGAAGCAGATCATTGAAGAACTCGAGAAACGAGGCACGGACATCGCCAACGTCAAGCTAGAGTTCTTCGAGCCTCCGGCCGTTCCCGGATTTGGTGCGGCAGGTGGTTTCTCGGTGAATTTGTTGGATAAGACCAACAGCGGCGACTACCAGGCCCTGGGCGAAGAGACCGACAAGTTCATGGCTGCCTTAGAGCAGCGAAAAGAGCTTAAGGGGCTGTTCACCTTCTTTGCGGCGAACTATCCACAGTACGAAATCATTATTGATAACGACGTGGCAATGCAGAAGGGTGTTTCGATCCGCGATGCCCTGGATAATCTCTCCATCGTCGTCGGTAGTACCTGGGAGCAAGGCTTTGTCCGTTTCGGACAGTTCTACAAAGTGTATGTCCAAGCAGCACCCGAGTTCCGTCGGTATCCCGAAGACTTAGACAACATGTTTGTCAAGAACGAAGAGGGCGAGATGGTTCCCTATTCCTCGTTTATGCGAATCGAAAAGAAGCAAGGTCTCAACGAGATCAGCCGCTATAACTTGTATCCCACGGCACCTATCCAAGGTGCTCCGGCTGCCGGTTACAGTAGTGGTGAAGCGATAGCGGCCATTAAGGAAGTCGCGGCTGAAACTTTGCCGCACGGCTTCGCGATTGACTGGCGTGGTCTCGCCTACGATGAAGCGAACTCGGGCAACACGGCCGTTTATATCTTCCTGATCGTGGTGGTCTTTGTGTATATGGTTTTGGTGGGGCAATACGAAAGTTTCCTGTTACCACTGGCCGTGATTGCCTCGTTGCCGATTGGGATATTTGGTTCCTTCTTCTTCCTGAAGTCGATGGGGTTGGCCAATGACGTATATGCCCAGATTGGTTTGGTCATGCTGGTCGGTCTTCTAGGTAAGAACGCGATCTTGATTATTGAGTTTGCCGTTCAGCGTCGCCATGATGGACTGAGCATTAAAGACGCCGCGATTGAAGGTAGCAAGCTGCGTTTCCGCCCGATTATGATGACCTCTTTTGCGTTTATCGCGGGGCTGATTCCACTGGTTCGTGCCACCGGTCCTGGTGCCATCGGAAACCGAACGATCGGAACAACGGCTGTTGGTGGGATGCTCTTGGGCACCTTAATCGGTGTCTTAGTAATTCCCGGTCTATATTACCTGTTCGCTAAGATCTCTGACGGCAAGAAACTTATTCGCGATGAGCATGACGACCCACTCAGTGAAATTTTCGAGCGTGAAGATAACACAGAGCATCACGGATTCTGA